In Felis catus isolate Fca126 chromosome A3, F.catus_Fca126_mat1.0, whole genome shotgun sequence, a single genomic region encodes these proteins:
- the MYL9 gene encoding myosin regulatory light polypeptide 9 isoform X1: protein MSSKRAKAKTTKKRPQRATSNVFAMFDQSQIQEFKEAFNMIDQNRDGFIDKEDLHDMLASLGKNPTDEYLEGMMSEAPGPINFTMFLTMFGEKLNGTDPEDVIRNAFACFDEEASGFIHEDHLRELLTTMGDRFTDEEVDEMYREAPIDKKGNFNYVEFTRILKHGAKDKDD from the exons ATGTCCAGCAAGCGAGCCAAGGCCAAAACCACCAAGAAGCGGCCACAGCGGGCCACATCTAATGTCTTCGCGATGTTTGACCAGTCCCAGATCCAGGAGTTTAAGGAGGCCTTCAATATGATTGACCAGAACCGAGATGGCTTCATTGACAAGGAGGACTTGCATGACATGCTGGCCTCGCTGG GGAAGAACCCCACAGATGAGTACCTTGAGGGCATGATGAGCGAGGCCCCGGGGCCCATCAACTTCACCATGTTTCTCACCATGTTTGGGGAGAAGCTGAACGGCACAGATCCTGAGGATGTGATCCGAAATGCCTTCGCCTGCTTCGACGAGGAGGCCTCAG gtTTTATTCACGAGGACCACCTACGGGAGCTGCTTACCACCATGGGCGACCGCTTCACAGATGAAGAAGTGGACGAGATGTACCGAGAGGCACCCATTGATAAGAAAGGCAACTTCAACTATGTGGAGTTCACCCGCATCCTCAAGCATGGGGCCAAGGACAAGGACGACTAG
- the MYL9 gene encoding myosin regulatory light polypeptide 9 isoform X2, whose translation MSSKRAKAKTTKKRPQRATSNVFAMFDQSQIQEFKEAFNMIDQNRDGFIDKEDLHDMLASLGFIHEDHLRELLTTMGDRFTDEEVDEMYREAPIDKKGNFNYVEFTRILKHGAKDKDD comes from the exons ATGTCCAGCAAGCGAGCCAAGGCCAAAACCACCAAGAAGCGGCCACAGCGGGCCACATCTAATGTCTTCGCGATGTTTGACCAGTCCCAGATCCAGGAGTTTAAGGAGGCCTTCAATATGATTGACCAGAACCGAGATGGCTTCATTGACAAGGAGGACTTGCATGACATGCTGGCCTCGCTGG gtTTTATTCACGAGGACCACCTACGGGAGCTGCTTACCACCATGGGCGACCGCTTCACAGATGAAGAAGTGGACGAGATGTACCGAGAGGCACCCATTGATAAGAAAGGCAACTTCAACTATGTGGAGTTCACCCGCATCCTCAAGCATGGGGCCAAGGACAAGGACGACTAG